From Flavipsychrobacter sp., a single genomic window includes:
- a CDS encoding GNAT family N-acetyltransferase, which yields MTKKEQYKKLLPTLKGVPLFLNDWWLDAVCVDWDVAIAYNGDNVSGVWVYPAEQKMGVSIIRTPVFTPYIGPVVFYPSDLKPTKRDSFEYEVITDLLSQIPDAKVWHISLQPQLKQAGLFNSKDFEIVVRQTYLMPLDEGEEAVFARLHEDHRRKVRKAEKTLVIEEDHTQIDTLFDFQQTTLSSKKVQIPYSKEQLKKVFTLCKEKGNATLWVARKGENVQAVVWQVWDEERSYYLMGSKNPTIKDNNAMVALLWQAIKKSISLGHKTFDFEGSMDAGVEQFFRNFGGDKQLYLVLKKNNSALWKLKEAVR from the coding sequence TTGACCAAAAAAGAGCAATACAAGAAGTTACTGCCTACGCTAAAGGGTGTGCCACTATTTCTAAACGATTGGTGGCTGGACGCGGTATGTGTAGACTGGGATGTAGCCATTGCTTATAATGGTGATAATGTGTCGGGGGTGTGGGTATATCCAGCTGAGCAAAAAATGGGTGTGAGCATTATTCGCACACCTGTTTTTACGCCTTATATAGGTCCTGTAGTATTTTATCCGTCAGACTTAAAGCCGACGAAAAGAGATAGTTTTGAGTATGAAGTAATAACCGATCTGCTGTCTCAAATACCGGATGCAAAGGTTTGGCATATATCATTGCAGCCACAGCTGAAACAGGCAGGGTTATTTAATAGTAAAGATTTTGAAATAGTGGTTAGGCAAACTTATTTGATGCCACTTGATGAGGGGGAAGAAGCAGTCTTTGCAAGACTTCATGAAGATCACCGTCGTAAAGTAAGGAAAGCCGAGAAGACCTTAGTAATCGAAGAAGACCATACACAAATTGATACATTATTTGATTTTCAGCAAACAACACTATCCAGCAAAAAAGTACAGATACCTTACTCTAAGGAACAGCTAAAAAAGGTTTTTACATTATGTAAGGAAAAGGGTAATGCTACGCTTTGGGTAGCAAGAAAGGGAGAAAATGTACAGGCTGTTGTATGGCAAGTGTGGGATGAAGAAAGATCTTATTATCTGATGGGTAGTAAGAACCCAACAATCAAAGACAATAATGCTATGGTAGCATTGTTGTGGCAAGCGATAAAAAAGTCAATATCATTAGGACATAAGACCTTTGATTTTGAAGGGAGTATGGATGCTGGCGTAGAACAGTTT